The Corynebacterium coyleae genome segment CGCGAGCGGGTTGGCGAAGACTGCCTGCATGAGCGCCCCGCTGACGCCCAGCGCGGCACCGACGAACAGACCGAGCACCAGGCGGGGGAGTCGGATCTGCCAGATCACGGACGCTTCCAGAGAGGTTGCAGACAGCGGGCCGGCCTGGAGAATCGGCCACAGCTCACGGACCGAAAGCTCGAACTGTCCAACCATGATCGAGCCGATGGCTGTCGCCACCAGCAGCACACTGACGGTCGTGAACAGCGCCACACGGCTGCGGCGGCGGGCGTGAAACACCTCGGCGGAAGATGTCACTGCCCCTCCCCGTACAGGGCGTGGGCTGCGCGCAGCAGAAGTTCCCCGGTTTGGGGGCCGAACGCAAGCGAGTCGCCGTCGGGAAGTGAAAGCACGCGCTTGTGCTGGCCGGCGGTCGTCTGTGCGACACCGGGTCGTTGAAGCAGGCCCTCGATATCGCCGGTGGATTGCAGCCCGCCGTTCATCATGACGAACACCTCTGGATTGACCTGGGCGAGCGCTTCGGGGCTGGCGGGGGAAGCGTTGCCGATGCCGTTTTCAGTGTTCACGTCGACGCCGCCGAGCGCCTCGATGAGGTCCTTGGTGCCGTCTTCGCCGCCGAGCAGGTAGAACACGCCGCCGGTCCCGCGCGCGTACAGGAATGACATGCGCAGCGGCTGTTTCGGGACGACCTGCTTGATCGCTTCGAGAGCTTGCTGCACCTCTTTTTCACTTCGTTCCGCGAGGAGTTTGCCCGCTTCTGGCTCCCCGACGACGGAGGCCACGTTCATGATGTCCTCTCCCATTGATGCCATGGTCCGTTTCGGCTCCATGACGACGGTGGTCACGCCCGCCGCGCGGATTTGGTCGATGGCCTCGCTCGGACCGACGGAGTGATCCACGATGACCAACGTCGGGCGCAAGTTCAGTATTGCCTCCACGTTTAGTGAGTGACCGTTTTCGGTGACCACGGGAAGGTCAGAAAGCGAGGGTTCCGCGGAGCTGACCGTGCGACCGACAATGTTGTCCGCCAACCCGATACCGCGGAGCGTCTTTGTGTAGGTGCCGTAGAGGTCGAGCGCGAGGATGCGGGAGGTGTCGGTAACCGTGACGTCGTGGCCGTCGGCGTCAGTAAGTTCGACGGGCAGCGCAGTTTCGCGCTCCGCTTCGACGGGTTCTACCTCGGAAATCTCCGATACCATCGCGACGCCCTCAGCCTGGTGCGGGTCGGCTCCGGTTGCGAGCGACTGCGAAAGCGCCTTTTGTTCGGTTTGCACGGGGTTGTCCCAGCTGGCGCAACCTCCAAGCGACAGACCCACGGCCGCCGCGACCGCGCAGACGAGGGGTGTTTTCCAAAGCTTCATTGAGAGTTTCCTTTTCTATCCGGTTTTATCCGGTCGCAATAAACCTGGTCAGCGCGCCACCGGCGCCGAGCAACGAGGCCACCAGAAGCAGGAGTTTGGCCACCGTTGAGTCGTCCCAGCCTCCGCTGCCGGCGCCGTCGCCTGCCGCGGAGTTTTTGATCTGGAACTTTCCGCCTTCGGGCTGTTTGGCGGATTCCACGGCATCTGTACCTTCTACCTCGTCGAACACGCTGCCTTTTGCGTTTTCGGGGGTCGTCCCTGAGTTCAGCTTCGCTTGGGCTCCTGCCGTGCCGCCGCGCTTCAGCGCCGCAGCGTCACCTGCGGTTCCGCCTTTGCCTGTCGACGACTCCGAGGAGGCCCCACCCTGCCCCTCGCGGCAGTTCGCCGTGTTGCCGAGGCGAGCGCTGAAACTCACTGGGTCGAGTGGGGCCCCAGCGGGGTAGAACTGGCCGAACGCCTCCGCGCCGACTTGGGTGAGCGTCGCCTGCGCGGAGCCGGACACCGCGGAATCGGAAACGCTCAGCTCGCTGAAGGATAAGTTGGCGATCGCGATGCGGCCGAAATCATTCGCCTTGCCATCAGTGCTATTCGACGAAACATTGATGACGATTTGGCCCGAATCGCCACTGAACTGGATCTCCATATTGGAAAAGCGGGTGTCTAACACCCCTTCGTGGCCGGTGAAGTGGATGGTGCCGGGGTAGAGGATGGAACCGGAGCGTGCGGCAGTGTCCACCGCACCGGAATTGCCGGAGAACGTGAACGCGTTGCCGTCGTCGCCGACGCCTTTGAGTTCCCAGCGTCCTTTCGCGATGTTGCCGCGGATGTACGTGCGGAAAGATTGGCGAATGCCCCACTGGGCCTCGGAACTGACAATCCCGCGAGACGCGCTCGAGTCACAGATCCCGCTGTCGCTGGCGCCACCCGCAGGTGCCGCACCAGTGGGTTTTGCTGCATTACCGGTGTTCGTGCCGCCACTCGCCTTCGGCGCGCCGGCTGGTGTCGCGGGGACGGAGCCAGGGTTGACGTTCGCTGGACTGTTCGTTGCGTTGGAGGTTCCTCCCGTTCGGGGGGCATTGGACGTGGGGGCGCCGCTGTTGGCCGCTGGTGCAGGGCTCGTGCCTTCCTGCGTCGGAAGTACCCGGCGATGCAGTGACTCACCGCTGCGCAGCAGTGTCTCAGTGTTGGCGAACATCGCGTTGAGTTCTTCCAGGGTGTCGTTGATCTCGCCGAGGAGGCGGGCCGGGCCGGAGGTGGCGCCCGATCTCTTTGCGCCGGAGGTGCCGCCGCCCTCTTTGGGCTGTGGGGCGGGGCCGGAGGCGTCGTTAAGCGATAGCTCAATTGTGACCGGGTCGAGTGGAGCGCCCACCTCGTAGAAGCCACCGAAGATCTCCGCACCGGTTGTGGTGAGGGAGGTGGGGCCTGCGATGGTCGTTGTTTGTGCGGAGAAATCCGGGGCGGCGTTGAGCGCGATGGTGGCGAGCAGCTCTTGGGTGCCTTCGCGCACCGGGCCGGTCGAGTTCATGCCCTCGTACTTCCGTGAAGCGTAATCCACCCGCAGTTCGGCTTGAGCGCCATTGACCACCACTGTGGGGTTGCGCAGCGTCATATCAAGCGCGCCGTTGTGCCCGGTGAAATGGACCTCACCCTGGAAGCTGATTTCGCCGGCCGAGGCTGAAGTCAGTGCCGAGGATTTGGCGTCGAACGTGAAACCGTCGCCTGAGCGCTGTGCGCCGCCACCGACCGAAATGCTGCCGTGGGCTATGGGACCTTCGATGTATTTTCTGAACGATTCGCGCACCCCCCATTGCATGGTTCCCGCTGAGACACTGCGGTGTGTGCTGGCAGACTCTTCGGCCGCCGCGAGAGGAAGAAGCGCAGGCGCGGCGCCGAACATGGTGGCGGTAAAGCCGATCAGACTCGCGCAAGCGACTGCGCCGAGGTGGGTGCGAACATTCATGGTTGCCTCGAGGTGCGAAATAGCAAAAAGTAGGTAGGCTAACCTTACCTAAGTAAGGTTAGGTTTGCATAATGTTGAAAGGGGTTGTCGTGATGGCGCAACAGACGGGACCTGCTACCAAACTCATTCGACCTGTCGGTGTGCGATTGCCGCGCACATATGAAGGCGGCGCTGTGCACTTCGTCACCTGGGAGCGCGCCCTGATCGCCTTGATCACAGGTGTGATCGCGTTTGGGGCGGGTACCGGAAGCATCTGGGTGGCGTTCCCTGCGAGCGTAGCGTTGGTGGCTGCGGTTCTCGGGCTTTCGTCACTGCCCTCGCATAAGGGCCGCGATGCCGGTGCTCGACTGGGCAAACGCGCGGGGATCGTCCTCGCGGTGGCTTGGGGGTTGATTGTTTGCTTGGCAGTGCTAGTGCTGTTTCTGGTGCCTGCGCAGTTCACGCTCACCGGCGGAGTGCTCACTGCGTTCGTGGCGGCTGGGGCGATCTGGGGTGCGATCGCTTACGTTGACAGGCGTTAGTGAGCCTCGGCCTAGCCGGCGTGGGTCGAAAGGTCCTGGAACACTGCCTGGTTCAGGGCGAAAACGTGCTGGGCGGTGGAGATGATTCGTGCGCGCTCTTCGTCGTTAAGCTGCATCGCGTCGAGCGCCTCCTTGTAGTGCGCGCGGTAGTGTGGGATCTTGCCTACCGCGGAGAAGTTGTAGAAGTGCAATGCCTCGTCGGGCAGCGCGTACGCATTCTGGAACACGCGTGCGAGCACCTGTCCGCCGGCAATGTCGCCGAGGTAGCGCACGTAGTGGTGGGCGATGACTTCCGGGCCGGAGTC includes the following:
- a CDS encoding heme/hemin ABC transporter substrate-binding protein is translated as MKLWKTPLVCAVAAAVGLSLGGCASWDNPVQTEQKALSQSLATGADPHQAEGVAMVSEISEVEPVEAERETALPVELTDADGHDVTVTDTSRILALDLYGTYTKTLRGIGLADNIVGRTVSSAEPSLSDLPVVTENGHSLNVEAILNLRPTLVIVDHSVGPSEAIDQIRAAGVTTVVMEPKRTMASMGEDIMNVASVVGEPEAGKLLAERSEKEVQQALEAIKQVVPKQPLRMSFLYARGTGGVFYLLGGEDGTKDLIEALGGVDVNTENGIGNASPASPEALAQVNPEVFVMMNGGLQSTGDIEGLLQRPGVAQTTAGQHKRVLSLPDGDSLAFGPQTGELLLRAAHALYGEGQ
- a CDS encoding HtaA domain-containing protein — its product is MNVRTHLGAVACASLIGFTATMFGAAPALLPLAAAEESASTHRSVSAGTMQWGVRESFRKYIEGPIAHGSISVGGGAQRSGDGFTFDAKSSALTSASAGEISFQGEVHFTGHNGALDMTLRNPTVVVNGAQAELRVDYASRKYEGMNSTGPVREGTQELLATIALNAAPDFSAQTTTIAGPTSLTTTGAEIFGGFYEVGAPLDPVTIELSLNDASGPAPQPKEGGGTSGAKRSGATSGPARLLGEINDTLEELNAMFANTETLLRSGESLHRRVLPTQEGTSPAPAANSGAPTSNAPRTGGTSNATNSPANVNPGSVPATPAGAPKASGGTNTGNAAKPTGAAPAGGASDSGICDSSASRGIVSSEAQWGIRQSFRTYIRGNIAKGRWELKGVGDDGNAFTFSGNSGAVDTAARSGSILYPGTIHFTGHEGVLDTRFSNMEIQFSGDSGQIVINVSSNSTDGKANDFGRIAIANLSFSELSVSDSAVSGSAQATLTQVGAEAFGQFYPAGAPLDPVSFSARLGNTANCREGQGGASSESSTGKGGTAGDAAALKRGGTAGAQAKLNSGTTPENAKGSVFDEVEGTDAVESAKQPEGGKFQIKNSAAGDGAGSGGWDDSTVAKLLLLVASLLGAGGALTRFIATG